The Lysobacter panacisoli genome includes a window with the following:
- the lipA gene encoding lipoyl synthase gives MTESAPKTIPLAVVSGDAAPASLQPGVKQVAGDKIARSPVQFADAPVLRKPSWIRVRIPSGNSVQQLKAKLRENRLVTVCEEASCPNIHECFSHGTATFMILGEVCTRRCSFCDVAHGRPKPPDASEPLSLATTVADMRLKYVVVTSVDRDDLRDGGAQHFVDCIAAIREHSPRTKIEILTPDFRGKGRMERALEIMAANPPDVFNHNVETVPDLYRNVRPGADYQWSLTLLKKFKAQHPEVATKSGIMLGLGEDMEQVKGTLRDLRAHDVDMITIGQYLQPSAHHHPVLRYWTPDEFKELEEFGYALGFSHVASGPLVRSSYHADRSAMEAGVVATG, from the coding sequence ATGACCGAGTCCGCCCCCAAGACCATTCCGCTCGCGGTGGTGAGCGGCGACGCCGCACCGGCTTCGCTGCAGCCCGGCGTCAAGCAGGTGGCGGGCGACAAGATCGCGCGCTCGCCGGTGCAGTTCGCCGACGCGCCGGTGCTGCGCAAGCCGTCGTGGATCCGCGTGCGCATCCCCTCCGGCAACTCGGTGCAGCAGCTCAAGGCCAAGCTGCGCGAGAACCGCCTGGTCACGGTGTGCGAGGAAGCCAGCTGCCCGAACATCCACGAGTGCTTCAGCCACGGCACGGCCACGTTCATGATCCTGGGCGAGGTCTGCACCCGCCGCTGCAGCTTCTGCGACGTCGCCCACGGCCGGCCGAAGCCGCCGGATGCGTCCGAGCCGCTGAGCCTGGCGACGACCGTCGCCGACATGCGCCTGAAGTACGTGGTGGTCACCAGCGTCGACCGCGACGACCTGCGCGATGGCGGCGCCCAGCATTTCGTCGACTGCATCGCCGCGATCCGCGAGCACAGCCCGCGCACCAAGATCGAGATCCTCACGCCCGACTTCCGCGGCAAGGGCCGCATGGAGCGCGCGCTGGAGATCATGGCGGCCAATCCGCCGGACGTGTTCAACCACAACGTCGAGACGGTTCCGGACCTGTACCGCAACGTGCGTCCGGGCGCCGACTACCAGTGGTCGCTCACGCTGCTGAAGAAGTTCAAGGCGCAGCATCCGGAGGTCGCGACCAAGAGCGGCATCATGCTCGGCCTGGGCGAGGACATGGAGCAGGTCAAGGGCACGCTGCGCGACCTGCGCGCGCACGACGTGGACATGATCACCATCGGCCAGTACCTGCAGCCCAGCGCCCACCATCATCCGGTGCTGCGCTACTGGACGCCGGACGAGTTCAAGGAGCTGGAGGAATTCGGCTACGCGCTGGGCTTCAGCCACGTCGCTTCCGGTCCGCTGGTGCGTTCGTCCTACCACGCCGACCGCTCGGCGATGGAAGCCGGCGTCGTCGCCACCGGCTGA
- the lipB gene encoding lipoyl(octanoyl) transferase LipB: MDAVSDPVIAEVPAPVLPATQVRDLGRRAYEPVWHAMQAFTDERTSDTPDELWLVEHDPVFTLGQAGKDEHVLFPGNIPVIHVDRGGQVTYHGPGQIVLYPLLDLKRLKVGVKDYVYRIEQAMIDTLADWNIHAERRDGAPGVYVNGAKIGALGIRVRRGCTFHGLAFNIAMDLEPFQRINPCGYQGLQVTSMLDLGGPSGLEAVKPVLIEHVARQFGLQVEAAPPPTF, from the coding sequence GTGGACGCTGTAAGCGATCCGGTCATCGCCGAGGTACCCGCGCCGGTCCTGCCGGCGACGCAGGTCCGGGACCTCGGCCGCCGCGCCTACGAGCCGGTCTGGCATGCGATGCAGGCCTTCACCGACGAGCGCACGTCCGACACGCCCGACGAGCTGTGGCTGGTCGAGCACGATCCGGTGTTCACCCTCGGCCAGGCCGGCAAGGACGAGCACGTCCTGTTCCCCGGCAACATCCCGGTGATCCATGTCGATCGTGGCGGCCAGGTGACCTACCACGGCCCCGGCCAGATCGTGCTGTACCCGCTGCTCGACCTGAAGCGCCTGAAGGTCGGCGTGAAGGACTACGTGTACCGGATCGAGCAGGCGATGATCGACACGCTGGCCGACTGGAACATCCACGCCGAACGACGCGACGGTGCGCCGGGCGTGTACGTGAACGGGGCCAAGATCGGCGCGCTCGGCATCCGCGTGCGCCGCGGCTGCACCTTCCACGGCTTGGCCTTCAACATCGCGATGGACCTGGAGCCGTTCCAGCGCATCAATCCGTGCGGCTACCAAGGGCTGCAGGTGACCTCGATGCTAGACTTGGGCGGCCCCTCCGGGCTGGAAGCGGTCAAGCCGGTGCTGATCGAGCACGTGGCCCGCCAGTTCGGACTGCAGGTCGAAGCGGCACCCCCGCCGACGTTCTGA
- a CDS encoding DUF493 family protein, with product MEIKSDNPEHGFQFPGSFELSAMGAAEAGLERELPRLLIDAGIDVETETVQWKHSSSGKFVSVRITFRAEDREQYDKAHQVLRDHPEVKWTL from the coding sequence ATGGAAATCAAATCCGACAACCCGGAGCACGGCTTCCAGTTCCCCGGCAGTTTCGAGCTCAGCGCGATGGGCGCGGCCGAAGCCGGACTGGAGCGCGAGCTGCCACGACTGCTGATCGATGCCGGCATCGACGTCGAGACCGAAACGGTGCAGTGGAAGCATTCTTCCAGCGGCAAGTTCGTCTCGGTGCGCATCACCTTCCGCGCCGAGGACCGCGAGCAGTACGACAAGGCCCACCAGGTGCTGCGCGACCACCCGGAAGTGAAGTGGACGCTGTAA